A genomic stretch from Odocoileus virginianus isolate 20LAN1187 ecotype Illinois chromosome 25, Ovbor_1.2, whole genome shotgun sequence includes:
- the IFNAR1 gene encoding interferon alpha/beta receptor 1 isoform X1: protein MLALLGATTLMLVAGRWVLPAASGEANLKPENVEIHIIDDNFFLKWNSSSESVRNVTFSADYQILGTDNWKKLPGCQNTASTKCNFSSVELKNVFEKIELRIRAEEGNNTSIWYEVEPFVPFLEAQIGPPDVHLEAEDKAIILSISPPGTEDSIMWATDRLNFRYSVVIWKNSSSLEERTETVYPEDKIYKLSPEITYCLKVKAELPLQSRVGYYSPVYCINTTERRNVPSPENIQINADNQVCVLKWDYPYENTTFRAQWLRAFFKKIPGKHSDKWKQILNCENVTTTRCVFPRDAFPNGIYYVRVQASNGNGTSFWSEEKKFYIEMKTVIFPPVISLKSITDDSLHVSVGASEESENMSVNQLYPLIYEVIFWENTSNAERKVLEKRTEFTFLDLKPLTVYCVKARALIENDRRNKSSSFSDTVCEKTKPGDTSKTWLKAGICTALFSLPVVIYVVRLFLRGVNYVFFPSSKPPSSVDEYFSDQPLKNLLLSTSEEQTERCFIIENASIITEIEETNEIDEVHKKYNSQTSQDSGNYSNEDENSGSKISEEFLQQDSV, encoded by the exons ATGCTCGCGCTCCTGGGCGcgacgaccctgatgctggtcgCTGGGCGGTGGGTGCTGCCAGCCGCTTCAG GGGAAGCAAATCTGAAGCCTGAAAATGTCGAGATCCACATCATTGATGACAATTTTTTCCTGAAGTGGAACAGCAGCAGTGAGTCTGTCAGGAATGTGACTTTTTCAGCAGATTATCAGAT actaGGGACGGATAACTGGAAAAAATTGCCTGGGTGTCAAAATACTGCTAGTACCAAATGCAACTTTTCTTCGGTCgagcttaaaaatgtttttgaaaaaattgaATTGCGCATAAGAGCAGAAGAAGGAAACAACACTTCTATATGGTATGAGGTTGAACCATTTGTACCATTTCTAGAAG CTCAGATTGGTCCCCCAGATGTGCATTTAGAAGCTGAAGATAAGGCAATAATACTGAGCATCTCTCCCCCTGGAACAGAAGATAGTATCATGTGGGCTACAGATCGTTTAAACTTTAGATATAGCGTCGTTATCTGGAAAAACTCTTCAAGTCTAGAA GAAAGAACTGAAACTGTTTATCCCgaagataaaatttataaactgTCACCAGAGATTACTTATTGTTTAAAAGTTAAAGCAGAACTGCCTTTACAAAGTAGAGTTGGTTACTATAGTCCAGTGTATTGTATAAATACCACAG AGAGACGTAATGTGCCTTCaccagaaaatatacaaataaatgctgACAACCAGGTCTGTGTTCTTAAGTGGGATTACCCGTATGAAAACACAACTTTTCGAGCTCAGTGGCTCCG tgccttttttaaaaagattcctgGGAAACATTCAGACAAATGGAAACAAATACTGAACTGTGAAAATGTCACAACTACCCGCTGTGTCTTTCCTCGAGATGCTTTCCCAAATGGAATTTACTATGTCCGTGTACAAGCATCTAATGGAAATGGTACATCTTTTTGGTCTGAAGAGAagaaattttatattgaaatgaaaa ctgTCATATTTCCTCCAGTCATCAGCTTGAAATCCATTACTGATGATTCACTGCATGTCAGTGTCGGTGCTTCAGAAGAGTCTGAAAACATGTCTGTGAATCAGCTCTACCCACTAATTTATGAAGTAATTTTTTGGGAAAACACTTCAAATGCTGAG aGAAAAGTTCTAGAGAAAAGAACCGAATTTACCTTTCTTGACTTGAAACCACTGACTGTGTATTGTGTCAAAGCCAGAGCACTCATTGAAAATGACAGGCGGAATAAAAGCAGCAGTTTTAGTGATACTGTGTGTGAGAAAACAAAACCAG gaGACACTTCCAAAACCTGGCTTAAAGCTGGAATTTGCACTGCattgttttctcttcctgtggTCATTTATGTTGTGAGACTCTTCTTGAGAGGTGTCAattatgtattctttccatcaaGTAAACCTCCTTCCTCTGTTGATGAG TATTTCTCTGATCAGCCACTAAAGAATCTACTCCTTTCTACTTCTGAGGAACAAACGGAAAGATGTTTTATAATTGAAAATGCAAGCATTATTACTGAAATAGAAGAGACTAATGAAATTGATGAAGTTCACAAAAAGTACAATTCCCAAACTAGTCAAGATTCAGGAAACTATtcaaatgaagatgaaaacagTGGAAGTAAAATAAGTGAAGAGTTTCTGCAACAGGACAGTGTGTGA
- the IFNAR1 gene encoding interferon alpha/beta receptor 1 isoform X2: MWATDRLNFRYSVVIWKNSSSLEERTETVYPEDKIYKLSPEITYCLKVKAELPLQSRVGYYSPVYCINTTERRNVPSPENIQINADNQVCVLKWDYPYENTTFRAQWLRAFFKKIPGKHSDKWKQILNCENVTTTRCVFPRDAFPNGIYYVRVQASNGNGTSFWSEEKKFYIEMKTVIFPPVISLKSITDDSLHVSVGASEESENMSVNQLYPLIYEVIFWENTSNAERKVLEKRTEFTFLDLKPLTVYCVKARALIENDRRNKSSSFSDTVCEKTKPGDTSKTWLKAGICTALFSLPVVIYVVRLFLRGVNYVFFPSSKPPSSVDEYFSDQPLKNLLLSTSEEQTERCFIIENASIITEIEETNEIDEVHKKYNSQTSQDSGNYSNEDENSGSKISEEFLQQDSV; this comes from the exons ATGTGGGCTACAGATCGTTTAAACTTTAGATATAGCGTCGTTATCTGGAAAAACTCTTCAAGTCTAGAA GAAAGAACTGAAACTGTTTATCCCgaagataaaatttataaactgTCACCAGAGATTACTTATTGTTTAAAAGTTAAAGCAGAACTGCCTTTACAAAGTAGAGTTGGTTACTATAGTCCAGTGTATTGTATAAATACCACAG AGAGACGTAATGTGCCTTCaccagaaaatatacaaataaatgctgACAACCAGGTCTGTGTTCTTAAGTGGGATTACCCGTATGAAAACACAACTTTTCGAGCTCAGTGGCTCCG tgccttttttaaaaagattcctgGGAAACATTCAGACAAATGGAAACAAATACTGAACTGTGAAAATGTCACAACTACCCGCTGTGTCTTTCCTCGAGATGCTTTCCCAAATGGAATTTACTATGTCCGTGTACAAGCATCTAATGGAAATGGTACATCTTTTTGGTCTGAAGAGAagaaattttatattgaaatgaaaa ctgTCATATTTCCTCCAGTCATCAGCTTGAAATCCATTACTGATGATTCACTGCATGTCAGTGTCGGTGCTTCAGAAGAGTCTGAAAACATGTCTGTGAATCAGCTCTACCCACTAATTTATGAAGTAATTTTTTGGGAAAACACTTCAAATGCTGAG aGAAAAGTTCTAGAGAAAAGAACCGAATTTACCTTTCTTGACTTGAAACCACTGACTGTGTATTGTGTCAAAGCCAGAGCACTCATTGAAAATGACAGGCGGAATAAAAGCAGCAGTTTTAGTGATACTGTGTGTGAGAAAACAAAACCAG gaGACACTTCCAAAACCTGGCTTAAAGCTGGAATTTGCACTGCattgttttctcttcctgtggTCATTTATGTTGTGAGACTCTTCTTGAGAGGTGTCAattatgtattctttccatcaaGTAAACCTCCTTCCTCTGTTGATGAG TATTTCTCTGATCAGCCACTAAAGAATCTACTCCTTTCTACTTCTGAGGAACAAACGGAAAGATGTTTTATAATTGAAAATGCAAGCATTATTACTGAAATAGAAGAGACTAATGAAATTGATGAAGTTCACAAAAAGTACAATTCCCAAACTAGTCAAGATTCAGGAAACTATtcaaatgaagatgaaaacagTGGAAGTAAAATAAGTGAAGAGTTTCTGCAACAGGACAGTGTGTGA